From a region of the Nonlabens dokdonensis DSW-6 genome:
- a CDS encoding tetratricopeptide repeat protein has protein sequence MKKGIQDLAYLIKQAKDNNEPKPIVFLGAGASVSGGIPLANGIIERILKDFKDKPAIINLSPDKKNNYYELMTALNAKERRKLFQDYIEEAKVNTAHIYLAQLVKLGYIDYVLTVNFDDLLLRACGLFNYTMPTYDISNLNEFTTTTFQKESITYLHGQHYGEWLLNAKGELEKVKDRIPLLLNKICHDRTFIIVGYSGEDEVFDSIKEFASFDNELFWVNYLNNNAADIVQNELLNISTKNAHSISGYDADTFFLDLHSKLGLPTPEIIDKPFSFLKSMMREIKMPEEIDVIEDHKDLYKGLSERMEISNSWIDEAINDIQEKDSVKKFKQEIIEAYVKEKFEENEGAFLEKIKLSKFKNAKPELSDFYVNWGYKLHESIQRSKDYSMIDLVYEKYKKAIELNHKSELAHYNYGTLLLGIAKLNQDELKFKESFIQFEKALNLNGSNISSFINYGIALSDLAKFKQEESLFEKSFIQYEKAIELNPKNYSVYNNYGIALSELANLKQNETLFEKCLIQYEKAIELNPKQHSTYFNYGNAISDLAELNKDLTLFRKSFDQYEKAIELNPEYELAYDNYTSTLLIMFHIFKFEYLEEMEINLKKAKALAEKTVNLGGSSYNLSCIYSLLKEKNKALKHLKKSLSKGQIDKDHVLKDQDWKHYKEDPDFIELMEKY, from the coding sequence ATGAAAAAGGGAATTCAAGATTTAGCATATCTAATCAAACAAGCAAAAGACAATAATGAACCAAAACCCATTGTCTTTTTAGGGGCTGGAGCATCAGTTTCAGGTGGAATTCCTTTGGCAAATGGTATAATAGAAAGAATACTAAAAGATTTTAAAGATAAGCCAGCTATAATAAATTTATCTCCTGATAAAAAAAATAATTATTATGAATTAATGACCGCTCTCAATGCAAAGGAGAGACGTAAATTATTCCAAGACTACATAGAAGAAGCAAAAGTGAATACGGCGCATATTTATTTAGCTCAATTAGTCAAATTAGGATATATAGATTATGTTCTTACAGTAAACTTCGATGACTTATTGTTGAGAGCTTGTGGATTATTTAATTACACTATGCCTACTTATGACATTTCTAATTTAAACGAATTTACCACTACAACTTTTCAAAAAGAATCCATCACCTATCTGCATGGACAGCATTATGGAGAATGGTTATTGAACGCAAAAGGAGAACTAGAGAAAGTAAAAGACAGAATTCCTTTACTCCTTAATAAAATTTGTCATGATAGGACATTTATAATAGTAGGTTATAGTGGTGAAGACGAAGTTTTTGATAGTATTAAAGAATTTGCAAGTTTTGATAATGAATTATTTTGGGTAAACTATCTAAACAATAATGCAGCGGATATCGTTCAAAATGAGCTACTGAACATTAGTACAAAAAACGCCCATTCCATTTCAGGTTATGATGCAGACACCTTTTTTCTAGACTTGCATTCTAAATTAGGACTACCGACTCCTGAAATCATAGATAAACCTTTTTCCTTTTTAAAATCTATGATGCGAGAAATTAAAATGCCAGAAGAAATTGATGTGATTGAAGATCACAAAGATTTATACAAAGGTTTGTCCGAACGTATGGAAATAAGCAACTCCTGGATCGATGAGGCTATAAATGATATTCAAGAAAAAGATTCTGTTAAAAAATTTAAACAAGAAATAATAGAAGCCTATGTAAAAGAAAAATTTGAAGAAAACGAAGGCGCTTTTTTAGAAAAAATCAAATTATCCAAATTTAAAAATGCAAAACCAGAACTTTCAGATTTCTATGTAAATTGGGGTTATAAATTACACGAATCAATTCAAAGAAGTAAAGATTATTCTATGATTGATTTAGTATATGAAAAATATAAAAAAGCAATAGAATTAAACCATAAAAGTGAATTAGCTCATTACAACTATGGAACGCTGCTTCTAGGTATTGCAAAACTTAATCAAGATGAATTAAAATTTAAAGAAAGTTTTATTCAATTTGAAAAAGCTCTTAATTTAAACGGTAGCAATATTTCATCGTTTATAAACTACGGCATTGCACTTTCGGACCTCGCTAAATTTAAGCAAGAAGAATCTTTGTTCGAAAAAAGTTTTATTCAATATGAAAAAGCTATTGAATTAAATCCTAAAAATTATTCAGTTTATAACAATTATGGAATTGCGCTTTCAGAATTAGCAAATCTTAAACAAAATGAGACTTTGTTTGAAAAATGTTTAATTCAATATGAAAAAGCTATTGAGTTAAACCCAAAACAACACTCAACTTATTTCAACTATGGGAATGCAATTTCAGATTTAGCAGAGCTTAATAAAGATTTAACCCTGTTCAGAAAAAGTTTTGATCAATATGAAAAGGCTATTGAATTAAATCCCGAGTACGAATTAGCTTATGATAATTATACTTCTACTCTTTTAATAATGTTTCATATTTTTAAATTTGAATATTTAGAAGAAATGGAGATTAATTTAAAAAAAGCAAAGGCTTTAGCAGAAAAAACTGTTAATTTAGGTGGCTCATCATATAATTTATCATGCATATATTCTTTATTAAAAGAAAAAAACAAAGCTTTAAAACATTTAAAAAAGTCATTATCCAAAGGCCAAATTGATAAAGACCACGTTTTAAAAGATCAAGACTGGAAACACTATAAAGAAGATCCTGACTTTATTGAGTTAATGGAAAAATATTGA
- a CDS encoding putative porin, which translates to MPLFLFSQERLRNELTTDPDQRLQTNKEVNVEGEKPPITDYLIISQKRDTTHVDTTLTIAKDFKFNYLRRDDFELMPFHNVGQPYNQLGKSFDLELLSPRLGARARHQNYYEINDVMDYYVPTPLSDLYFKTAVNQGQQLEALFTTNLSPQFNFSISYKGVRSAGDYVNTLTSSGNFKFTSNYTSKNNRYRLRLHTVFQDHLNQENGGIEATSLQGFIDDDENFDNRGRIEPNLTDAESILDGRRFYIDHDYEIIGDKDSTTYYSGRVYNKAYYEDKFYEFNQSTADEAFLGEAFISSGLRDKTNLEEGMIEAGVSYDHHILGFYKAGIARHKYNYGYDRVINQAGGVITNRLIGELYQFKAQFEKRIGKFDVTANGGVNVAGDLDGQFLNGQASYDFKDMSVTAGLAISSRAPDFNYLLHQSDYINYNWQNNFNNIEKQELSFKLDSERFLNAEVTFTTIQDHVYFAQSLVLDTNNEITGYNSTPVQTSDDITYLKVKLNKDIKFLKYFGWDNTVMYQNVTQSEDILNVPDFTARTTVYYKNRLFKKALLLQTGITAKYFTEYFMDGYDPVLGEFYSQNTDELGGFPLIDLFVNAKIRQTRIFFKLEHANRIFSSNTDYFSAPRNPYRDFTIRFGLVWNFFL; encoded by the coding sequence TTGCCATTATTCCTTTTTTCGCAAGAAAGATTGCGTAATGAACTGACTACCGATCCTGACCAGCGACTGCAAACTAATAAAGAAGTAAACGTAGAAGGAGAGAAACCTCCCATTACAGATTATCTTATCATTTCTCAAAAACGAGACACAACACATGTGGACACTACGCTCACCATAGCAAAAGACTTTAAATTCAACTACCTGCGTAGAGATGACTTTGAATTAATGCCATTTCATAACGTAGGACAACCTTATAATCAGCTCGGTAAATCCTTTGATCTAGAATTGCTTTCTCCTAGATTAGGAGCAAGAGCGAGGCATCAAAACTATTATGAAATAAATGATGTCATGGATTACTATGTCCCGACACCATTGAGTGATTTGTATTTTAAGACAGCAGTAAATCAAGGCCAGCAACTAGAAGCGCTTTTTACCACAAATCTTTCTCCCCAATTCAATTTTTCCATAAGCTACAAAGGTGTACGTAGTGCAGGAGATTATGTAAATACACTTACTAGTTCAGGTAATTTTAAATTTACTTCTAACTATACTTCAAAAAACAATCGTTACAGACTAAGACTCCATACGGTTTTTCAGGATCATTTAAATCAAGAAAATGGTGGTATAGAAGCTACTTCTCTTCAGGGATTTATAGATGATGATGAAAATTTTGACAATCGTGGAAGAATAGAACCTAATCTTACCGATGCAGAAAGTATCCTTGATGGAAGACGCTTTTATATAGATCATGATTATGAAATCATAGGTGACAAAGACAGCACAACCTATTACAGCGGTCGTGTATATAACAAGGCCTACTATGAAGATAAATTTTATGAATTTAACCAGAGTACTGCAGACGAAGCTTTTCTAGGTGAAGCATTCATATCTTCTGGATTAAGGGATAAAACTAATCTAGAAGAAGGAATGATAGAGGCTGGTGTTTCTTATGATCACCATATTCTAGGTTTTTACAAAGCTGGAATCGCAAGACATAAATATAATTATGGTTATGACCGAGTGATCAATCAAGCTGGTGGCGTAATCACTAACCGATTGATAGGAGAATTATATCAATTTAAAGCACAATTTGAAAAACGCATCGGTAAATTTGATGTTACTGCAAATGGTGGCGTTAATGTCGCAGGAGATCTTGATGGTCAGTTTCTAAATGGGCAAGCCTCTTATGATTTTAAAGATATGAGTGTAACCGCTGGACTAGCTATAAGTTCTCGGGCTCCTGACTTTAATTACCTCTTACATCAAAGCGATTACATTAATTACAACTGGCAAAACAACTTTAATAATATTGAAAAACAAGAGCTAAGTTTTAAGCTAGATTCCGAACGTTTTTTAAATGCTGAAGTGACCTTTACCACCATTCAAGATCATGTCTATTTTGCTCAAAGTCTAGTATTAGATACCAATAATGAAATAACCGGTTACAACTCTACTCCAGTTCAAACCAGTGATGACATTACTTACCTTAAAGTAAAGCTCAATAAAGACATTAAGTTTCTAAAGTATTTCGGTTGGGACAATACGGTCATGTATCAAAACGTGACTCAATCAGAAGATATTCTTAACGTTCCTGATTTTACGGCAAGAACTACGGTGTATTATAAAAACCGACTATTTAAAAAAGCCCTTCTTTTACAAACCGGGATTACTGCAAAGTACTTTACAGAATATTTTATGGACGGCTATGATCCAGTGCTCGGTGAGTTCTATTCTCAAAACACAGATGAGTTAGGTGGCTTTCCTTTAATTGATCTGTTTGTAAATGCCAAAATCAGACAAACAAGAATCTTCTTTAAGTTAGAACACGCTAACCGTATTTTTTCAAGCAATACAGATTACTTCAGCGCACCGCGCAATCCCTACCGAGATTTCACCATTCGTTTTGGTCTGGTATGGAATTTCTTTTTGTAG
- a CDS encoding ribonuclease HII, whose protein sequence is MLLNQIHKNIIECGTDEAGRGCLSGPVTAAAVILPQDFESVLLDDSKKLSRKRRYELRTLIEEQALDYHVSHVMMEKIDEINILQASILAMHQAIDGLKIRPEHIAVDGNKFNPYKDIPATTVIKGDGKYLHIAAASVLAKTYRDDFMSRIAVEHPEYDWENNQGYPTRKHRAAIRKYGATPYHRTTFKLLPTQLKLDV, encoded by the coding sequence ATGCTTTTAAATCAAATTCATAAAAATATAATAGAATGTGGTACAGATGAGGCTGGTCGTGGCTGTTTATCTGGTCCAGTTACTGCGGCGGCTGTCATATTGCCGCAAGATTTTGAATCGGTATTGTTAGATGATAGTAAGAAGCTTTCGCGAAAGCGGAGATACGAACTTAGAACTTTGATAGAGGAGCAAGCGCTGGATTATCATGTATCGCACGTGATGATGGAAAAGATAGACGAAATCAATATTTTACAGGCGAGTATTCTTGCCATGCATCAAGCGATCGATGGGTTGAAAATACGTCCAGAGCATATCGCCGTTGACGGTAATAAATTTAATCCTTACAAGGATATTCCTGCGACGACTGTAATAAAAGGTGACGGAAAATACTTGCATATTGCGGCAGCTTCAGTTCTTGCTAAAACTTATCGAGATGATTTTATGTCTCGTATAGCTGTAGAACATCCTGAATATGACTGGGAGAATAATCAAGGATACCCAACAAGAAAACATCGTGCTGCGATAAGAAAATATGGTGCAACACCATATCATCGCACCACTTTTAAATTACTTCCTACACAGTTAAAATTAGATGTATAA
- a CDS encoding PQQ-binding-like beta-propeller repeat protein, whose product MRPLFSVILIALTLWSCEENPGVNKDLINRIPTDSKIIIHTDDLNDLGQLIKGNQWYEQLDGLSRLEEIEKASSFLSNYDVDEESLIALSIEGKNEVVITLITAPIEQRVDSTKVNTTIDYNNAKINKHATDAQTYYSLNHNGAHLASSSRLVIESLIRRNIDDYIFDDGFKEIYKRTNNGTTFYVKASEKKWLEQFLLGRNINDNGNHALWYQLELRPSDSHFQMDGVITYKDSLKMDHDLYNQIKAVENQIQEIAPTSLNILKSVTYKNPTQLIDNLKRFHSKEIKIGTQLQDILDNTQEMTEIALEKTQALVFTLKPYEAIFLNLDSLSTAKFTYRDQTVYELDEPIKTSDLKPLIQAKEYRFVTVLGQHLILSSSPTAPEEFISNFQNNTVLGKQDWWQEAMKDMSSSSSLLKITSTKELKRTAETASSDDVKLINKINESEYPLLISQFVHEDEYAHYHFVIPQVNSASTGQMVSQIGTYKSPTKIITGPFLFPNHLNKKHDVAFQDESFKLHLLSDTGKKLWSKALDGPILGAIEVTDAYKNGRKQMVLTTTKSLYFIDRNGKDVNTYPKTFKDPITQPVSVFDYDKKRNYRFLVTQNNQLTMFDRDGKEVKGFQYKKGAAITSQPKHFRVGTKDYIAFAKADQTLSILNRTGKPRTTINEKIDLKSELFSHKNKVVALTAKGDYIEINLGTGKLKTVTTYGEECLLSASDKTVVIQYNNDLIINGEEHDLPYGSYLPAQVSHLKSGDFIHLVETGENRVYIFDRKGEILPYFPVYGKTKSEVAQSKSRYLTTLDGDDIIIYKW is encoded by the coding sequence ATGCGTCCACTTTTTTCCGTTATTCTAATTGCTTTAACTTTATGGAGTTGTGAAGAAAATCCTGGAGTAAATAAGGATTTGATCAATCGCATTCCTACTGATTCTAAAATTATTATTCATACTGATGACCTGAATGATTTAGGTCAACTCATAAAAGGTAATCAATGGTATGAGCAGTTAGATGGGTTGTCAAGACTAGAAGAGATAGAGAAAGCCAGCTCTTTTCTCAGTAATTATGACGTTGATGAGGAATCATTGATCGCTTTAAGTATAGAAGGCAAGAATGAAGTAGTTATCACACTCATCACAGCACCTATAGAACAACGTGTAGACTCCACTAAAGTAAATACTACTATAGACTACAATAACGCCAAAATCAATAAGCACGCTACTGATGCGCAGACGTATTACTCTTTAAATCACAATGGAGCACACCTTGCCAGTAGTTCTAGATTAGTGATTGAGAGTTTGATAAGAAGAAATATTGACGACTATATCTTTGACGACGGATTTAAAGAAATCTATAAACGAACTAATAACGGCACTACATTTTACGTAAAAGCAAGTGAGAAAAAATGGCTGGAACAGTTTTTATTAGGTAGAAATATAAACGATAATGGCAACCACGCTTTATGGTATCAACTGGAATTAAGACCATCTGACAGTCATTTTCAAATGGATGGAGTTATCACTTATAAGGATAGTCTGAAAATGGACCACGACTTGTACAATCAAATCAAAGCGGTCGAAAATCAGATTCAAGAAATTGCGCCTACAAGTTTAAATATTTTAAAATCTGTTACTTATAAAAATCCTACTCAATTAATAGATAACCTAAAACGATTCCACAGCAAAGAAATTAAAATAGGAACGCAATTACAGGACATACTTGATAACACCCAAGAGATGACCGAAATTGCTCTGGAGAAAACTCAAGCTTTAGTTTTTACACTGAAACCTTATGAAGCGATATTTTTAAATTTAGATAGTCTTTCGACTGCAAAGTTTACCTATCGTGATCAAACCGTTTATGAACTGGATGAGCCTATTAAAACTAGTGACTTAAAACCATTAATTCAAGCAAAAGAATATCGATTTGTCACTGTTTTAGGTCAGCATTTAATATTGTCTAGTAGTCCTACTGCTCCAGAAGAGTTCATTTCAAATTTCCAAAATAACACGGTGCTTGGAAAGCAAGATTGGTGGCAGGAAGCTATGAAAGATATGAGCAGTAGCAGTAGCTTATTAAAAATAACCAGCACTAAAGAATTAAAACGTACCGCAGAGACAGCGAGCAGTGATGATGTAAAGTTGATTAATAAAATCAATGAAAGCGAGTATCCTTTATTGATTAGTCAGTTTGTACATGAAGATGAGTATGCGCATTATCATTTTGTCATTCCGCAGGTAAATAGTGCATCGACTGGGCAAATGGTAAGCCAGATAGGAACCTATAAATCACCTACTAAAATTATTACAGGTCCCTTTTTATTTCCAAATCATCTGAATAAAAAACACGACGTGGCTTTTCAAGATGAAAGTTTTAAACTTCACCTTTTGAGCGATACAGGTAAAAAACTATGGAGCAAAGCCCTTGATGGACCTATTTTAGGAGCCATAGAAGTTACTGATGCCTATAAAAACGGCCGTAAGCAAATGGTGCTTACCACAACTAAATCCCTTTATTTCATTGACAGAAACGGAAAGGATGTCAACACCTATCCTAAAACATTTAAAGATCCTATCACTCAGCCTGTAAGTGTTTTTGATTATGATAAAAAACGCAATTATCGTTTTCTAGTAACACAAAATAATCAGTTGACCATGTTTGATAGAGATGGAAAGGAAGTAAAAGGGTTTCAGTATAAAAAAGGAGCTGCAATTACTTCACAGCCTAAACATTTTAGAGTAGGAACAAAGGATTATATCGCTTTCGCGAAAGCGGATCAGACACTATCTATTTTGAATAGAACAGGAAAACCTAGAACTACAATCAATGAGAAAATTGATCTGAAAAGTGAGCTGTTTTCCCATAAGAATAAAGTTGTTGCTCTAACGGCTAAAGGTGACTATATTGAGATTAATTTAGGAACAGGGAAACTTAAAACCGTTACTACTTACGGTGAAGAATGTTTGCTGAGTGCAAGCGATAAAACAGTAGTGATCCAGTATAATAACGACTTAATTATAAATGGAGAAGAGCATGATTTACCATACGGTAGCTACTTACCTGCTCAGGTTTCTCATTTAAAAAGTGGTGATTTTATTCACCTAGTGGAAACAGGAGAAAACCGCGTTTACATATTTGATCGTAAAGGAGAGATTTTACCTTATTTTCCAGTATATGGGAAAACTAAAAGCGAGGTGGCGCAATCTAAAAGTCGCTACTTGACCACATTAGATGGTGACGACATTATAATTTATAAATGGTAA
- a CDS encoding PH domain-containing protein, with product MKFNSRKDPLFQLVTFGVSMILCVVVFMRITSDTPLFGAFLLGDIVGVLVVAYLLWVYFDTSYELTETSLKYKSGLIRGSISTDSIRKVIKGKSLWSGIKPATARKGLIIKYKDFQEIYISPETNDSFVEKLLEFNKDVEITTP from the coding sequence ATGAAATTCAACAGTCGTAAAGATCCATTGTTCCAGCTAGTGACTTTTGGTGTAAGTATGATTTTGTGTGTGGTGGTTTTTATGAGAATAACCTCTGATACACCTTTGTTTGGAGCATTTTTATTGGGTGATATTGTAGGTGTTCTAGTCGTTGCTTATTTGTTATGGGTCTATTTTGATACTAGTTATGAATTAACAGAGACGTCGCTCAAGTACAAAAGTGGTTTGATAAGAGGCTCGATCTCAACAGATAGTATAAGAAAAGTTATAAAAGGCAAAAGCTTATGGTCTGGTATTAAACCTGCTACTGCTAGAAAAGGCTTGATAATAAAATACAAAGACTTTCAAGAAATATATATAAGTCCAGAAACAAATGATTCATTTGTAGAAAAGTTATTAGAGTTTAATAAAGATGTTGAGATTACTACTCCATAA
- a CDS encoding DNA topoisomerase IB, whose translation MTLTAQQIEECLTEPEAAAHLADLVYIQDQHLSIHRKKYGRGFTYLIDNKTRLSDKNQLKRIKSLVIPPAWEKVRISKIPNGHLQVVGRDEKGRKVYLYHDIWSLLRNQTKFFKMSAFAKALPKIRKRLHQDLDQDRMTKEKCLALVLSIMDETYIRVGNQYYADKNKTYGLSTLRMKHVDDSNNKIQFSFTGKKGVSQNTTIDDPELVELIQECEGIPGWELFQYLDEKGDHHSIDSTMINEYMHEIAGDIFSAKDFRTWGATREFFLKMVELPEPKTAKEREKNILQGYDTAAEALGNTRSVCKQYYVHPQLPNVYAEDQFAPYRESYKNYTDTDLFAASEKCVQEIIDQFEIEFATDTNVS comes from the coding sequence ATGACTCTAACTGCTCAACAAATTGAAGAATGTCTGACTGAACCAGAAGCAGCAGCACATCTAGCAGATCTTGTATATATTCAAGATCAACATCTATCCATACACCGCAAAAAATACGGAAGAGGTTTTACTTATCTAATAGATAATAAAACAAGGTTAAGTGATAAAAATCAATTAAAACGCATCAAGTCTTTGGTGATTCCTCCAGCATGGGAAAAAGTAAGGATAAGTAAAATCCCTAATGGACACCTTCAGGTAGTAGGCCGCGATGAAAAAGGAAGAAAAGTCTATTTATATCATGACATTTGGTCGCTACTGCGCAATCAAACTAAGTTTTTTAAAATGTCCGCTTTCGCGAAAGCGTTACCTAAAATTAGAAAAAGACTGCATCAAGATCTTGATCAAGATCGAATGACCAAAGAAAAATGTCTGGCTTTAGTTTTATCCATCATGGATGAAACCTACATAAGAGTAGGAAATCAATATTATGCAGACAAGAACAAAACTTACGGACTCTCCACCTTAAGAATGAAGCATGTAGACGATAGTAACAATAAAATCCAATTCTCATTTACCGGTAAGAAAGGTGTGTCTCAAAATACAACTATAGACGATCCTGAGTTAGTAGAATTAATTCAAGAATGTGAAGGGATTCCAGGATGGGAATTATTTCAATATCTTGACGAGAAAGGAGATCATCATTCTATAGATAGCACGATGATTAACGAGTACATGCATGAGATCGCAGGAGATATTTTCAGCGCAAAGGATTTTAGAACATGGGGCGCAACTAGAGAATTTTTCTTAAAAATGGTTGAACTTCCTGAACCGAAAACTGCTAAAGAAAGAGAAAAGAATATTTTACAAGGTTACGATACTGCCGCCGAAGCTTTAGGAAATACAAGGTCTGTCTGTAAACAGTATTATGTGCATCCTCAACTACCTAATGTCTATGCAGAAGACCAATTTGCACCCTATAGAGAAAGTTACAAAAACTACACAGACACCGACTTATTTGCGGCATCTGAAAAATGTGTTCAAGAAATTATTGATCAGTTTGAGATTGAATTTGCCACAGATACAAATGTTTCTTAA
- the guaB gene encoding IMP dehydrogenase, producing the protein MISHDSKFLGEGLTYDDVLLVPAYSEVLPREVSIKTKFTKNITLNAPVISAAMDTVTESRMAIAMAQEGGIGILHKNMTIEAQAQKVRRVKRAESGMIIDPVTLTEKATIGDAKASMREHGIGGIPIIDQDGYIKGIITNRDLRFEKDNARSVTEVMTSENLVTAKAGTSLQQAEIILQKHKIEKLLVVDEDGKLEGLITFRDITKLTLQPNANKDQYGRLRVAAAIGVTGDAVERAGALVAAGVDAVVIDTAHGHTKGVVDVLKLVKKNFPELEVVVGNVATAEAAKYLADAGADAVKVGIGPGSICTTRVVAGVGFPQLSAIMEAAHALKGTGVPVIADGGIRYTGDIPKAIAAGADCVMLGSMLAGTTESPGETIIYDGRKFKSYRGMGSVEAMQHGSKDRYFQDVEDDIKKLVPEGIVGRVPYKGDLVESMTQFLGGLRAGMGYCGAKDIETLKNTAQFIKITSAGMMESHPHDVTITKEAPNYSR; encoded by the coding sequence ATGATCTCCCACGACTCCAAATTTTTAGGTGAAGGTTTAACCTACGACGATGTACTTCTAGTACCAGCTTATAGCGAGGTGCTTCCTAGAGAAGTAAGTATCAAAACAAAATTTACCAAAAACATCACGCTCAACGCTCCAGTAATATCTGCCGCAATGGATACGGTTACAGAAAGTCGCATGGCGATAGCTATGGCACAAGAAGGCGGAATAGGTATTCTACATAAAAACATGACCATTGAAGCTCAAGCTCAAAAAGTGCGTCGTGTAAAGCGTGCAGAAAGTGGTATGATTATCGATCCAGTAACCTTAACTGAAAAAGCTACTATAGGCGATGCCAAAGCTAGCATGCGAGAGCACGGAATAGGAGGAATTCCTATCATCGATCAAGATGGCTACATTAAGGGTATTATCACAAATCGTGATTTGCGTTTTGAAAAAGATAATGCGAGATCAGTAACAGAGGTAATGACATCAGAGAATCTTGTTACTGCAAAAGCGGGAACTTCACTACAACAAGCTGAGATCATCTTACAGAAACATAAGATTGAAAAATTACTTGTAGTCGATGAAGATGGTAAGCTAGAAGGATTGATCACATTTAGAGATATTACAAAATTAACCTTACAGCCTAATGCAAACAAAGATCAATATGGTCGTTTGCGTGTTGCAGCAGCCATAGGAGTAACTGGTGATGCCGTAGAAAGAGCAGGAGCTCTCGTTGCAGCAGGAGTTGATGCTGTTGTCATCGATACTGCTCATGGACATACTAAAGGTGTTGTAGATGTTTTAAAACTCGTTAAAAAGAATTTTCCAGAATTAGAAGTAGTGGTAGGAAATGTGGCCACTGCTGAGGCTGCAAAGTACTTAGCTGATGCTGGTGCTGACGCCGTTAAGGTGGGAATAGGACCTGGGTCTATTTGTACTACTCGAGTTGTTGCCGGAGTAGGTTTTCCACAATTGAGTGCTATCATGGAAGCAGCGCATGCCTTAAAAGGTACTGGAGTTCCAGTAATTGCTGATGGTGGAATACGTTACACAGGAGATATCCCTAAAGCTATTGCTGCTGGGGCAGACTGTGTTATGTTAGGTTCTATGCTTGCAGGTACTACAGAATCTCCAGGCGAAACTATTATTTATGATGGGCGTAAATTCAAATCCTACAGAGGAATGGGTTCTGTAGAAGCAATGCAGCACGGTTCTAAAGACCGTTATTTTCAAGATGTAGAAGATGATATTAAAAAATTAGTTCCAGAAGGTATTGTAGGTCGTGTACCATATAAAGGAGATTTAGTAGAGAGTATGACTCAATTCTTAGGTGGTTTGAGAGCAGGAATGGGATATTGCGGTGCAAAAGATATTGAGACACTTAAAAACACAGCGCAGTTTATTAAAATAACCTCTGCTGGAATGATGGAGAGTCATCCTCATGATGTTACCATTACTAAAGAAGCTCCTAACTACAGTAGATAG
- a CDS encoding fumarylacetoacetate hydrolase family protein, translating into MKIICIGRNYTDHIKELANERPEDPVVFLKPDTSILLHKQPFFIPPWSDDVHHEVEVVVKINRIGKHIDQKFAHKYYDEIGLGIDFTARDLQQKLKSKGLPWEKAKAFDGAAVVSRDFIDKKELPALDALDFQLFKNDQLQQDGNTSLMLWKIDEIIAYVSQYFTLKIGDLIFTGTPAGVSRVEENDVLKGVLNGQEMFEIKVK; encoded by the coding sequence ATGAAAATTATTTGCATAGGTCGCAATTATACCGATCATATAAAAGAACTCGCAAACGAGCGTCCAGAAGATCCAGTTGTTTTCTTGAAACCAGATACTTCTATATTGTTACACAAACAACCGTTTTTCATTCCGCCATGGAGTGATGACGTGCACCATGAGGTAGAAGTGGTTGTGAAAATTAATCGTATAGGAAAACATATCGATCAGAAATTTGCTCATAAGTATTATGATGAGATCGGTTTAGGAATTGATTTTACTGCGAGAGATTTACAACAAAAATTAAAATCTAAAGGTTTGCCATGGGAAAAAGCTAAAGCATTTGACGGTGCTGCTGTTGTTTCTAGAGATTTTATTGATAAAAAAGAATTACCAGCATTAGACGCTTTGGATTTTCAACTATTTAAAAATGACCAGCTACAGCAAGATGGGAATACGTCCCTGATGCTTTGGAAAATTGATGAAATCATTGCTTACGTATCTCAGTACTTTACTCTTAAAATAGGAGACTTAATATTTACAGGAACGCCAGCTGGTGTTTCTAGAGTAGAAGAGAACGACGTATTGAAAGGAGTTCTCAACGGTCAAGAAATGTTTGAAATCAAGGTCAAATGA